From the Roseiconus lacunae genome, one window contains:
- a CDS encoding PSD1 and planctomycete cytochrome C domain-containing protein — protein MSIALLPFPRTARLVWFACFVLGASIVFGATARSNDNADATVDFAKDVYPILKRACFECHGKLEQEGGLRLDRREDFFEAGTVEPGDVDSSELIRRIELPVGHDEVMPAVGDPLDAEQIRILRSWVADGSPWPIDFSEQLHWSYVRPVRPALPVVRDSAWGKTPVDRFVLRRLERSGIQPSPKATAEKLVRRVYLDLIGLPPTPDQVDAYRMSPTEERLAAIVDELLARPEFGQRWARHWLDLARYADSHGFQRDNLRDIWAYRDWVIDAINADMPFNQFTIEQIAGDLLPDASEAQRIATGFHRCTPTNVEAGSLPEETRIEQVLDRVNTTGAVWLGTTLECCQCHDHKYDPFSAKEYYQLLAFYNNTEKEADRSNPKTPSSIKFNGPSMPLSDPKKDAVRDQIEQQITDQRKRRTRRLASIEKSLPKHVERLSKQIATAPITEAMVVKQFDSEGNTDDFKILDDGSVLLVGDDPPLTDRYTVLLETTCESISAIRIDVLTDDSLPGKGPGRNERRNFVLHEFTARLVENDPPAKVETTLGAAEREASTLLEFSDAKASFSQKKWAVEGAVDGDLKTGWAISPKFGQPHWATFILKQPIVAKEPTRFEITLSQQFGRSLNIGRFRLSAISGDVNAEPVESSVRLAIAKPIDEWSGADREAVLNFAIEQDSNIRNIDATIKKLRREQEAVTADTTLVMIELDKPRMTHRFERGDYLSPAEVVQPGVPAVLHSLPEGPPNRLTLARWLVDPANPLVARVTVNRWWEELFGQGIVDTPEDFGVKGDLPSHPELLDWLAVELMDNHWSMKHVLKQIVLSSTYQQASVIRDDLTEIDPKNSLLARGPRFRMDAEMIRDNALEIAGLLDRTHGGPSIRPFQPKGIWSKVGGTAYDYQVSPGSEQYRRGVYVVLKRGSPYPSFMNFDSTPRLACTVRRGRTNTPLQALTLLNDQVYVTAAKRLAERLRRDTHSDQPQDWIEHGFRLCTGREPNPSELATLLFLWERQAGQDDPLIGVATVLLNLHETITKD, from the coding sequence ATGTCGATCGCATTGTTGCCGTTCCCGCGAACCGCTCGCCTTGTCTGGTTTGCCTGTTTCGTGCTCGGGGCATCCATCGTCTTCGGCGCGACCGCACGTTCCAACGATAATGCCGACGCTACGGTTGATTTTGCGAAGGATGTGTATCCGATTTTGAAGCGTGCCTGTTTTGAGTGCCACGGGAAATTGGAACAGGAGGGCGGACTGCGTCTCGATCGACGCGAGGATTTTTTTGAAGCCGGCACGGTCGAGCCCGGTGACGTTGATTCGAGTGAACTGATCCGTCGTATTGAGCTACCGGTCGGTCACGATGAAGTCATGCCTGCCGTCGGAGATCCGCTCGACGCCGAACAAATTCGAATTTTGCGATCTTGGGTTGCCGACGGGAGTCCGTGGCCGATCGATTTCAGCGAACAACTGCATTGGTCTTATGTTCGACCAGTACGTCCTGCTCTGCCGGTGGTCCGAGATTCTGCTTGGGGGAAAACACCGGTCGACCGTTTCGTGCTCCGGCGACTTGAACGTTCGGGAATCCAGCCATCGCCAAAAGCAACTGCGGAGAAACTCGTTCGCCGCGTTTACCTGGACTTGATTGGTTTACCACCGACTCCGGATCAGGTCGATGCCTATCGAATGAGTCCGACAGAGGAGCGATTGGCCGCAATCGTCGACGAACTTCTCGCGCGGCCGGAATTCGGGCAACGTTGGGCGCGGCACTGGTTGGACCTCGCACGGTATGCCGATTCGCACGGATTTCAACGTGATAATTTGCGTGATATCTGGGCTTACCGTGATTGGGTGATTGATGCGATCAATGCGGACATGCCCTTTAATCAGTTTACGATCGAACAGATCGCCGGCGATTTGTTGCCCGATGCAAGCGAAGCACAGCGGATTGCGACGGGCTTTCATCGCTGTACACCGACCAACGTCGAAGCCGGCTCACTACCCGAGGAAACCCGGATCGAGCAAGTGCTCGACCGTGTTAACACGACGGGCGCGGTCTGGCTTGGTACGACGCTGGAGTGTTGTCAGTGCCACGATCACAAATACGATCCGTTTTCGGCGAAGGAGTATTATCAACTGCTAGCGTTCTACAATAACACCGAGAAGGAAGCTGATCGATCGAACCCGAAAACGCCTTCATCGATCAAGTTCAATGGGCCGAGTATGCCGCTGTCGGACCCAAAAAAAGATGCGGTTCGAGACCAGATCGAGCAACAGATCACCGATCAGCGGAAGCGTCGGACCCGGCGTCTTGCGTCGATCGAAAAGTCGCTTCCGAAACACGTCGAGCGTCTATCCAAACAAATCGCCACCGCACCGATTACCGAAGCGATGGTGGTCAAACAATTTGACTCCGAAGGCAATACGGACGACTTCAAAATTCTTGACGACGGATCGGTCTTGCTTGTCGGCGATGATCCCCCGCTGACCGATCGATACACCGTCCTGCTTGAAACCACGTGCGAATCGATTTCGGCAATCCGAATCGATGTCTTGACCGATGACTCGCTTCCAGGCAAAGGTCCAGGACGCAACGAGCGACGTAACTTTGTATTGCACGAGTTCACGGCTCGATTGGTCGAGAACGATCCTCCCGCAAAAGTTGAAACGACCCTCGGGGCGGCAGAACGCGAGGCGTCAACTTTACTTGAGTTTTCTGATGCCAAAGCCAGTTTCTCGCAAAAGAAGTGGGCGGTTGAGGGAGCTGTCGATGGAGATCTGAAAACAGGTTGGGCGATTTCACCAAAATTCGGACAACCACACTGGGCGACCTTCATCCTCAAGCAACCGATCGTCGCTAAGGAACCGACTCGGTTTGAAATTACATTGTCACAACAGTTCGGGCGATCGCTGAATATCGGTCGATTCAGGTTGTCCGCCATCAGTGGCGATGTGAATGCCGAACCGGTCGAATCATCGGTTCGACTTGCCATCGCAAAACCGATTGACGAGTGGTCCGGGGCGGATCGCGAAGCGGTCCTGAATTTCGCGATCGAACAAGATTCAAACATTCGAAACATCGACGCAACGATCAAAAAATTACGGCGTGAACAAGAGGCTGTCACGGCGGATACGACGTTGGTGATGATTGAACTCGATAAGCCTCGAATGACACATCGATTCGAACGAGGTGACTATTTAAGTCCAGCCGAAGTCGTTCAGCCGGGGGTTCCGGCGGTGTTGCATTCGCTGCCCGAGGGTCCACCGAACCGCTTAACGTTGGCTCGCTGGTTAGTCGATCCGGCTAACCCATTGGTCGCGCGGGTCACGGTCAACCGATGGTGGGAAGAATTGTTTGGCCAGGGGATTGTTGATACACCGGAAGACTTTGGCGTCAAAGGGGATCTCCCTTCTCACCCTGAGCTTCTCGATTGGTTAGCTGTCGAATTGATGGACAATCACTGGTCAATGAAGCATGTGTTGAAACAAATCGTTCTGTCGTCAACCTATCAGCAAGCTTCGGTAATTCGCGACGATTTAACGGAGATTGATCCGAAGAACAGCCTGCTGGCGCGTGGGCCGCGGTTCCGGATGGACGCCGAAATGATTCGTGATAATGCGCTCGAAATTGCTGGGTTGCTGGACAGGACGCATGGCGGACCCTCAATTCGCCCGTTTCAGCCAAAGGGAATTTGGTCCAAAGTCGGCGGCACCGCATATGACTATCAAGTCAGTCCGGGAAGTGAGCAGTATCGCCGCGGCGTTTACGTCGTTCTCAAACGCGGGTCGCCATATCCGAGTTTCATGAATTTCGACTCAACACCCCGTCTTGCCTGCACGGTCCGTCGGGGCAGAACGAACACGCCCCTGCAAGCACTCACGTTGCTCAACGACCAAGTGTATGTAACGGCGGCGAAACGTTTGGCCGAACGTCTCCGCCGAGACACTCATTCGGATCAACCCCAAGACTGGATCGAGCATGGATTTCGGTTGTGTACCGGACGCGAACCAAACCCAAGCGAGCTAGCGACGTTGCTGTTTCTTTGGGAGCGGCAGGCCGGTCAAGACGACCCATTGATCGGAGTCGCCACTGTCCTTCTGAATCTGCACGAAACGATCACCAAAGACTGA
- a CDS encoding DUF1501 domain-containing protein yields MSINSKTTRRGFVQGSGFSLGGIALATLLGSEAHADGTQVSSPTGGLSLPHHRPRAKHVIYLHMIGAPSQLDLFEEKPELVKRHNEPCPPELTKGRDFAFIGKTSTLAGSPWKFKTHGESGHRMSELWPHLSTVADELAFVHSLHTEEINHAPAQMFLHSGFGRGGRPSFGSWVSYGLGSENQDLPGYVVLLSGPAGGAGTSLWSSGFLPSVYQGIQFRSEGDPVLFLSNPEGRSRDARRQELDALAELNEQQFLATGDPEIQTRISQYEMAFRMQASVPYLMSIDDESAETIARYGATPGKASFANNCLLARRLVERGVRLIELYDSDWDHHSGIEDRLPKKCAQTDQPIAALIADLKERGLLEDTLVIWGSEFGRTPLNQGGTKGDGINGRDHHKDAFTCWLAGGGIKPGGSIGKTDDFGMDVIEDPVHVHDLNATVLHLLGVDHERLTYRYQGREFRLTDVHGNVLNKLIS; encoded by the coding sequence ATGAGTATCAATTCAAAAACGACCCGTCGCGGATTCGTCCAAGGCAGCGGCTTTTCACTCGGTGGCATCGCGCTGGCGACTCTGCTCGGAAGTGAGGCTCATGCGGATGGGACGCAAGTCTCATCGCCGACCGGTGGACTTTCACTGCCACATCATCGTCCACGTGCCAAGCATGTGATTTATTTGCACATGATCGGTGCGCCGTCACAGTTGGATTTGTTTGAAGAGAAACCGGAGTTGGTCAAACGACACAATGAACCATGTCCGCCGGAACTGACCAAAGGACGCGACTTCGCATTCATCGGTAAAACGTCCACCTTGGCCGGATCGCCATGGAAATTTAAGACGCACGGCGAAAGCGGGCATCGAATGAGCGAACTATGGCCACACTTGAGTACCGTGGCCGATGAACTTGCCTTCGTGCATTCGCTGCACACAGAAGAGATCAACCATGCCCCGGCGCAGATGTTTCTCCATAGCGGCTTCGGTCGTGGTGGACGTCCCAGTTTTGGATCCTGGGTCAGCTATGGTCTCGGATCAGAAAACCAAGATCTGCCCGGCTACGTGGTCTTGCTCAGTGGTCCGGCCGGCGGGGCGGGAACAAGTTTGTGGTCATCAGGTTTTCTGCCGAGTGTCTATCAAGGAATTCAGTTTCGTTCCGAAGGCGACCCAGTCCTCTTTCTGTCCAATCCCGAGGGACGGTCGCGTGATGCCCGGCGACAAGAACTCGATGCGCTCGCCGAATTGAACGAGCAACAATTTCTGGCGACCGGTGACCCAGAGATTCAAACGCGAATCAGCCAGTACGAAATGGCCTTTCGAATGCAGGCCTCGGTTCCATATCTGATGAGCATCGATGACGAAAGTGCCGAGACGATAGCCCGCTACGGCGCGACACCAGGAAAAGCTTCCTTCGCGAACAACTGTTTGCTCGCGCGTCGATTGGTCGAACGCGGCGTTCGTTTGATTGAGTTATACGATAGTGATTGGGACCATCACAGCGGGATCGAGGATCGGTTGCCGAAGAAGTGTGCCCAGACCGACCAACCAATCGCAGCGTTGATCGCCGATTTAAAAGAACGTGGCTTGCTCGAAGATACTCTCGTGATTTGGGGATCCGAGTTCGGACGGACTCCACTCAACCAAGGCGGAACCAAAGGCGACGGCATCAACGGACGTGATCATCATAAGGATGCATTCACTTGTTGGCTGGCCGGAGGAGGAATCAAACCGGGGGGATCGATTGGCAAAACTGATGATTTCGGAATGGACGTCATTGAAGACCCGGTCCACGTACATGATTTGAATGCGACGGTATTACACTTGCTCGGCGTCGACCACGAACGATTGACCTACCGATATCAGGGACGCGAGTTTCGATTGACTGACGTTCATGGAAATGTTCTCAACAAATTGATCTCGTGA
- a CDS encoding M28 family peptidase, translated as MNPTRIISMRIATTSLAVVLALLSNGIVRTAEGQESPATSPAETTATESSPAKEAELISSARQITFEGRRAGEGYFNRDGSKMVFQSERDPANPFYQIYVMDLETGDIEKISPGQGRTTCAWIHPEGDRILFSSTHHDPTSVKQQQDLIERRKTGDVPRYSWNYDPEYEIYERTKEGDYRRLTDAHGYDAEASYSPDGRQIVFASNRAAYGRQLSERESELLQKDKQYFIDLYIMDADGSNVRQLTDVAGYDGGPFFSPDGKRICWRRFSEDGLTAEIYTMGIDGTDVRRLTEINAMSWAPFFHPSGDYLVFTTNRHGFDNFELYCVRADGEGDPVRVTYTDGFDGLPVFLPNGTQISWTTNRTPQKQSQIFLGDWNDAEIRRRLGLDESSAIALSTPPATDAEAIPSAAAAAEAAAKESLPDFSPQDIARHVDYLTRPELEGRLTGTHGEKLATAYVAAYLEGLGFVPAGQSGTFFDEFEFPAGCEITPKNELTIGDKVATLDKDWRPLSFSANTTLEPTEIVFAGYGLRVPGTEDVQEYDSYVHLNVAGRWVMVFRDMPQDITPERRQQFARYSSPRRKASFARDMGAKGIIFVAGPTSKVRNELIRFDSAASASGVSIAAISITNEMAEKLFSEADGNLGEQQASLDNGELALGYLLEGDRVGGTIDIDRKTGVGRNVIARLPADRESTSPTYPLVAVGAHVDHLGRGAGSNSLAREDELDQVHQGADDNASGVAAMLEIAQYLATEQQAGRLKLRRDLLIAAWSGEELGLYGSQSFVDTFDEFFADAPKVEVDPEAMRIAQAHGMTNTAKPLTKAIAVYLNLDMVGRLREKLVVQGLGSSPKFESLVNRRNVPVGLPLTLDKTSTRLPTDASAFVSRDVPILSAFTGAHEDYHTPRDTKEKLNYDGAADTAKLFALLSRGFLSDTEVPEFKLEEGPGDEEQVPRARLTASLGTVPDYGSGKIKGQKLSGIRPGTPADDAGLKGGDVVVELAGQKIEDIYDYTYAIEALKIGEETTIKVLRGDKTFDIKITPAARE; from the coding sequence ATGAATCCAACACGAATTATTTCGATGCGAATCGCAACGACTTCTTTGGCCGTGGTTTTGGCTTTGCTCTCCAACGGAATTGTCCGGACGGCCGAAGGGCAGGAATCGCCGGCGACATCCCCAGCCGAGACAACCGCAACCGAGTCATCACCAGCGAAAGAAGCCGAACTGATTTCGTCGGCCCGGCAAATTACGTTTGAAGGCCGCAGAGCGGGCGAAGGATATTTCAATCGCGACGGCAGTAAGATGGTGTTCCAAAGCGAACGTGACCCCGCGAATCCGTTTTATCAGATCTACGTCATGGACCTGGAAACGGGTGACATCGAAAAAATATCGCCCGGGCAAGGGAGAACGACTTGCGCGTGGATTCATCCCGAAGGCGACCGCATTCTATTCTCAAGCACCCATCACGATCCCACGTCTGTCAAACAGCAGCAGGACCTGATCGAACGCCGCAAGACGGGTGACGTGCCGCGGTATTCGTGGAACTATGACCCCGAGTACGAAATCTACGAGCGGACGAAGGAAGGAGACTACCGCCGCTTGACCGACGCCCACGGCTATGACGCCGAAGCAAGTTATAGCCCGGACGGACGCCAGATCGTCTTTGCCTCGAATCGCGCGGCCTATGGTCGTCAGTTAAGTGAACGAGAGTCCGAGCTGCTACAAAAAGACAAGCAATATTTCATCGACCTCTACATCATGGACGCCGATGGATCAAACGTGCGGCAATTAACCGATGTCGCCGGCTACGACGGTGGGCCGTTTTTCTCTCCCGATGGCAAACGAATCTGCTGGCGGCGATTCAGCGAAGACGGATTGACGGCCGAAATTTACACGATGGGGATCGACGGTACCGACGTCCGTCGATTGACGGAAATCAATGCGATGAGTTGGGCGCCGTTCTTTCACCCGAGCGGCGACTACCTCGTGTTCACGACCAACCGCCATGGATTTGACAACTTCGAATTGTACTGTGTACGCGCCGACGGCGAGGGCGATCCCGTACGCGTGACGTATACCGACGGTTTTGACGGCCTTCCGGTATTCTTGCCAAATGGGACACAGATCTCGTGGACGACCAATCGAACGCCCCAAAAACAATCACAGATTTTCTTGGGTGATTGGAACGACGCAGAAATTCGTCGCCGCTTGGGATTGGATGAATCCTCTGCCATCGCTCTTTCAACACCGCCAGCTACGGATGCCGAAGCGATTCCATCGGCGGCCGCGGCGGCTGAAGCAGCCGCGAAAGAATCGTTACCTGATTTTTCACCGCAAGACATCGCCCGTCACGTCGACTATCTAACTCGGCCTGAACTGGAAGGCCGTCTGACCGGAACCCACGGCGAGAAATTGGCGACCGCATACGTTGCGGCCTACCTCGAAGGACTCGGATTTGTCCCCGCCGGCCAGTCGGGGACGTTCTTTGACGAGTTTGAGTTTCCAGCCGGTTGTGAGATCACCCCCAAAAATGAACTCACCATCGGCGATAAGGTCGCTACGTTGGACAAAGATTGGCGACCGCTTTCGTTTTCGGCTAACACCACACTCGAACCAACGGAAATCGTTTTTGCCGGGTATGGCCTGCGAGTGCCTGGCACCGAAGACGTCCAGGAATATGACAGCTACGTTCACCTGAATGTGGCCGGTCGCTGGGTGATGGTGTTTCGCGACATGCCACAAGACATCACCCCGGAACGACGGCAACAATTCGCTCGCTACAGCTCGCCCCGTCGCAAAGCATCGTTTGCCCGCGACATGGGCGCCAAGGGCATCATCTTTGTCGCCGGTCCGACTAGCAAAGTCCGTAACGAATTGATCCGTTTTGATTCCGCGGCGTCGGCGTCTGGTGTCAGTATCGCTGCGATTTCAATCACTAACGAAATGGCCGAGAAGTTGTTCTCCGAAGCGGACGGAAACCTTGGCGAACAACAAGCATCACTCGATAACGGCGAACTCGCTCTGGGATACCTCCTCGAAGGCGATCGCGTTGGCGGGACGATAGATATCGATCGCAAAACGGGTGTCGGGCGGAACGTCATCGCTCGCCTTCCGGCCGACCGCGAATCGACATCGCCGACCTACCCACTTGTCGCCGTCGGTGCTCACGTCGATCACCTCGGAAGAGGCGCGGGAAGTAATTCGTTGGCCCGCGAAGATGAGCTCGACCAAGTCCATCAAGGCGCCGACGACAACGCTTCCGGCGTCGCTGCGATGTTGGAGATCGCCCAGTACCTCGCTACCGAGCAGCAAGCCGGACGCTTAAAGCTGCGACGTGACCTACTGATCGCTGCTTGGAGCGGTGAAGAACTTGGCTTGTACGGTTCACAGTCATTCGTTGATACGTTCGATGAATTCTTTGCCGACGCGCCAAAGGTCGAAGTCGATCCCGAGGCGATGCGTATCGCTCAAGCACATGGCATGACCAACACAGCCAAACCCCTCACCAAGGCGATCGCCGTTTACTTGAATCTGGACATGGTCGGTCGACTCCGTGAAAAACTGGTCGTTCAAGGCCTCGGTTCTTCGCCGAAGTTCGAGTCATTGGTCAACCGTCGCAACGTTCCTGTAGGACTGCCGCTAACGTTGGACAAGACCAGCACACGGCTGCCGACCGACGCATCCGCTTTTGTTTCACGCGATGTGCCGATTCTCTCGGCGTTCACCGGCGCTCACGAAGACTATCACACACCGCGCGATACCAAGGAAAAACTGAACTATGACGGAGCCGCGGATACGGCAAAGCTATTCGCGTTGCTTTCGCGAGGCTTCCTAAGTGACACCGAGGTTCCCGAATTCAAACTTGAGGAAGGTCCCGGTGATGAAGAACAGGTTCCACGTGCTCGTTTGACCGCGTCACTTGGCACGGTCCCCGATTATGGTTCCGGAAAAATCAAAGGCCAAAAACTCAGCGGTATCCGTCCCGGGACACCGGCAGACGACGCTGGTTTAAAAGGCGGTGACGTGGTCGTCGAATTGGCGGGTCAAAAAATCGAAGATATCTATGACTACACGTACGCGATCGAAGCCCTCAAAATCGGCGAAGAGACCACGATCAAGGTGCTACGCGGCGACAAAACCTTCGACATCAAAATCACGCCCGCCGCCCGCGAGTGA
- a CDS encoding polysaccharide biosynthesis/export family protein, translating into MSKSLIKTADVIGSLITLTLLIVSTGCTAVLTPMTGTPVTRVPDELLGIRRSEYVPVPVVMLARPRPEEYIIDDGDILAVYIRGILPYSDPGSVPPAPPVNFNNGGGTLPPSIGFPIPVQDKGIVNLPLLAPVSVKGLTVEQARDKIVDQYRSKEIIRTTDEAPIVSIMKEREHNILVLRAQANGGSDRTGITGRNDQASTGFSIDLPFYKSDVLNALTATGGLPGVNEKNEVTIFRTSKIPYDRRNEVIAQLMASGGRCQPCVTGCFGETNAGIGSSSCFAYTEGMVEDEIVTRIPLRMPPGQTPVIQPSDIELEDGDIVMVESRETEFFYTGGLLRGGQYLLPRDYDLDVLGALAIAGSGLTSQSGQSDGGGGGMGGLSGLGGPSPSLLYIIRKLPCGRTYNIMVDIQQAMNDSSQNILVQPGDTLILRYKPHEELTNFGIGTFFTFGIRELFRD; encoded by the coding sequence ATGTCAAAATCATTGATAAAAACCGCCGACGTGATCGGATCCTTGATCACGTTGACTCTCCTCATCGTGTCGACCGGCTGTACCGCTGTCTTGACTCCGATGACGGGCACACCGGTGACTCGGGTTCCGGACGAACTTCTGGGGATTCGGCGGAGTGAATACGTGCCGGTACCGGTCGTGATGCTCGCTCGGCCACGGCCCGAAGAATACATCATTGACGATGGCGATATCCTGGCCGTCTATATCCGCGGGATTTTGCCTTATTCGGATCCGGGAAGCGTACCGCCCGCACCACCGGTCAATTTCAATAACGGCGGAGGTACCCTGCCGCCGTCGATCGGTTTTCCGATTCCGGTACAAGACAAAGGCATCGTCAATCTACCACTACTAGCGCCTGTGTCCGTCAAAGGACTCACAGTCGAACAAGCGCGTGACAAGATCGTCGACCAATACCGCAGTAAAGAGATCATTCGCACGACCGATGAAGCTCCCATCGTTTCGATCATGAAAGAAAGAGAGCACAACATCTTGGTTCTGAGAGCGCAGGCGAATGGTGGTTCAGACCGAACCGGAATCACCGGACGTAACGATCAAGCGTCAACCGGCTTTTCGATCGATCTGCCGTTTTACAAGAGTGACGTACTCAACGCTCTGACTGCGACCGGCGGCTTGCCCGGTGTGAATGAAAAGAACGAAGTTACCATCTTTCGAACATCTAAGATTCCTTACGATCGCCGCAACGAAGTCATTGCCCAACTAATGGCGTCCGGCGGAAGGTGTCAGCCTTGCGTGACCGGTTGCTTCGGTGAGACAAACGCGGGGATAGGATCTTCTAGCTGTTTTGCCTACACCGAAGGCATGGTAGAAGATGAAATCGTGACCCGAATCCCCCTTCGTATGCCGCCCGGCCAAACGCCCGTCATTCAACCGTCTGATATCGAGCTCGAAGACGGTGACATTGTGATGGTCGAATCCCGGGAGACCGAGTTCTTTTACACCGGCGGGCTGCTCCGCGGCGGACAATACCTACTACCACGCGACTACGACCTCGACGTCCTCGGCGCACTCGCGATCGCTGGCTCAGGCTTGACGTCGCAATCCGGCCAGAGCGACGGTGGTGGTGGTGGCATGGGGGGCTTATCTGGCTTAGGCGGCCCTAGTCCCTCGCTGTTGTACATCATTCGCAAGCTACCTTGCGGACGAACCTACAACATCATGGTCGACATTCAACAAGCGATGAATGACTCCAGCCAAAACATCCTGGTGCAACCTGGCGACACTTTAATCCTGCGATACAAACCACACGAAGAGCTAACGAACTTTGGAATCGGAACCTTCTTCACCTTCGGGATCCGTGAACTTTTCCGTGACTAG
- the pheA gene encoding prephenate dehydratase → MSANDSLFDQTDDNTEALRQIDRRLLSIIHQRDQVVQTLVTEGRLPAVGQENLLLDRTVQDFASEIAPAVDEASLNSFSSILRHVSSHSRRQVHVGAVAFLGPKYSYSHLAAIKHFGDSADFAPVTSIPAVFDAVHRGDALSGLVPIENSTDGRIVDTLGMFVRRHMQICGEVLLPIHHNLLASGTRDQIHEIHSKPQALSQCRNWLAANFPAATLIEVSSTTAAAESASMSPHIGAVASLAAGQAYGLSVINSDIEDRKDNVTRFAVLGKDECEPTGEDKTSLLFQVEHQPGALAQAMTVFSDAELNLTWIESFPSPDSRNEYLFFVEFSGHRADPNVQTAIGNLGTMTRRLEVLGSYPVAKL, encoded by the coding sequence ATGTCTGCCAACGACTCACTTTTCGACCAGACCGACGACAATACCGAAGCCCTTCGACAGATCGATCGGCGATTGCTTTCGATCATCCATCAACGTGATCAGGTCGTCCAAACTCTGGTCACCGAAGGACGCTTGCCAGCTGTCGGGCAAGAAAACTTGTTGCTCGACCGCACCGTACAAGACTTTGCCAGTGAGATCGCTCCGGCAGTTGATGAGGCGTCTCTAAATTCATTCAGCTCGATCCTACGACACGTTTCCAGTCATAGCCGTCGACAAGTTCATGTCGGAGCGGTCGCTTTTTTGGGACCGAAGTACAGCTACAGTCACCTCGCGGCGATCAAGCATTTTGGTGATTCAGCAGATTTCGCTCCTGTCACCAGTATCCCTGCGGTGTTCGATGCGGTCCATCGAGGCGACGCACTTAGCGGTCTGGTTCCGATCGAAAATAGTACCGACGGTCGAATCGTCGATACGCTGGGAATGTTCGTTCGACGCCACATGCAAATTTGTGGCGAAGTCTTATTGCCGATTCACCACAATTTACTGGCCAGCGGCACGCGTGATCAGATCCACGAAATTCACAGTAAACCGCAAGCACTGTCGCAATGCCGCAACTGGTTGGCCGCGAATTTTCCCGCGGCAACATTGATCGAAGTTAGCAGTACAACCGCTGCAGCGGAATCCGCTTCGATGTCACCGCACATCGGAGCGGTGGCTAGTTTGGCCGCGGGGCAAGCGTATGGTTTGTCAGTGATCAACTCTGACATCGAAGATCGCAAGGACAACGTCACGCGTTTCGCGGTGCTCGGAAAAGATGAATGTGAACCGACCGGCGAAGATAAGACGTCATTACTGTTTCAAGTCGAACATCAGCCCGGGGCATTGGCCCAAGCGATGACGGTATTCAGCGATGCCGAATTGAATCTGACGTGGATCGAATCGTTCCCGTCACCAGATTCGAGAAACGAGTACTTGTTCTTTGTTGAGTTTTCTGGGCATCGTGCCGATCCGAACGTTCAGACCGCGATCGGAAATCTCGGAACGATGACCCGGCGCTTGGAAGTGCTCGGATCTTATCCAGTCGCAAAACTATAG